A window from Chrysemys picta bellii isolate R12L10 chromosome 2, ASM1138683v2, whole genome shotgun sequence encodes these proteins:
- the LOC135981762 gene encoding uncharacterized protein LOC135981762, whose amino-acid sequence MQSSPAVMAMQSVNRKRAPAWTDREVLDLIAVWGDESVLSELRSKRRNAKIYEKISKDMAERGYSRDATQCRVKIKELRQGYQKTKEANGRSGSHPQTSRFYEALHSILGAAATTTPPVTVDSEDGILSTAGSSDMLGDGEDEEGDEEGEAVGSSHNADFPDSQDLFITLTEIPYEASPAITPDTESGEGSATPSATVSQPSLESHSQRLARIRRRKKRTREDMFSELMASSQAQAAQQTQWRENLTRMHQANMDREERWRQEDQQATLTLLGLLREQTDTLRRLVDVLQERRQEDRAPLQSISNRPPPPPSPIPTSPKVQRRRGGRVPANSHSTPAESSSSRRLSFPKI is encoded by the exons atgcagagctctccagcagtgatggccatgcagtctgtgaatagaaagagagccccagcatggactgatcgtgaagtcttggatctcatcgctgtgtggggcgatgagtccgtgctttccgagctgcgatccaaaagaaggaatgcaaagatctacgagaagatctctaaagacatggcagagagaggatacagccgggatgcaacgcagtgccgcgtgaaaatcaaggagctgagacaaggctaccagaagaccaaagaggcaaacggacgctccggatcccatccccagacatcccgtttctacgaggcactgcattccatcctcggtgctgccgccaccactaccccaccagtgaccgtggactctgaggatgggatactgtccacggccggttcctcagacatgttaggggacggggaagatgaggaaggagatgaggagggcgaggcagttggcagctctcacaacgctgatttccccgacagccaggatctcttcatcacccttacagagatcccctacgaagcgtccccagccattaccccggacacagaatctggtgaaggatcagcca ccccgtctgcgactgtctcacaacctagcctggaatcacactcccagaggctagcgcggattaggcgtaggaagaagaggacacgggaggacatgttctctgagcttatggcctcttcccaagcccaggcagcacagcagacccagtggcgggagaacttgacccgaatgcaccaagccaacatggatcgggaggagaggtggcggcaggaagaccagcaggcgactctaacgctgcttggactactgagggagcaaacggacacactccggcgccttgtggatgttctgcaggaacggaggcaggaggacagagccccgctgcagtccatctctaaccgccctcccccgccaccaagtcccatacccacctcacccaaagtgcaaagaaggagaggcggcagagtccctgctaactctcactccacccctgcagagagctctagtagcagaaggctctcatttcccaaaatttga